TACATCATCGGCAACCACTTCGAGGAGTGGAACGGCGGCATCTACATGAACGCCGTCGAGGACGCGTTCAGGGCCATCGCGGGCAAGCCGGAGGTCCGGCTGGTCTCGTTCCGCCAGCTGGTGGACTGGCTGGACGGGCAGGACCCGGCGGTGCTGCGCAAGCTCCAGAGCCTCGGCCCGGGGCAGGCCCCGGCCGGCGGCTGGGAGAGCTTCCTCGCCACCCCGGCCGCGGCGCCGGTGCCGTCCCAGGCCGCCGCCGCCGGCTGACCGTCAGGCCTTGCGGACCCGGCCGGAGACCAGCGCTCCCAGCAGGGCCACCCCGGTCATGGTCAGGAAGATCACCGCGAACGCGGCGGGCGAGCCGGCGGCCTCGGCACCCTCGTGGGCGGCGGCCGGCGAGCCGCCGCCCAGCGCCGAGAACAGCACCCCGGCGAGGCCGACCAGCAGCACGTTCCCCAGCGCGTCGCTCATCTGCAGCGAGGCCGAGTTGGCCCCGGCGTCCTCCGGCGCGGACAGCTTCATCATCAGCACGCTGAGGCTCGCCACCGACAGCCCCATCCCGATGCCGCCGACCGCCCAGGCCGCCGCCGCCACCCAGGCCGGCACCGCCGGGACCAGCACCAGCGCCGCCCCCGCGATCGCCACCGCGGTCAGCACGAACCCGCCCCGGATCATCGCCTCGCGGTAGCGCTCCGCCCCCGGCCGGCCCTGCAGCGTCGAGCCCAGCGCCCAGGACAGACCGCCACTGGTCAGCGTGAGCCCGGCCAGCGTCGGCGAGAGACCGCGCTGGGTGACCATCATCAGCGGGATGAACGCCTCCGCCGCGAAGAACGCCCCCGCGGCCACCCCGCGCAGCAGGATCACCGTCGGCAGCCCGCGCCCGGCCCGCAGCGTCCCGGCGGGCAGCAACCCCAGCACGGCGGGCAGCAGCAGCGCCGCCCCGGCCACCGCCGGGAGCAGCCCGACCAGGTCCCGCCGCTGGCCCGCGTACTGCAGCAGGCCCGCGCCGAGCGCCGCCCCCGCGGCCAGCACCGTCCGCCGCCGGTCGATGTCCGCGCCCCTGAGCACCGGGTGCTCCCGCTCGGACCTGGCCAGCGCCGGGCCCATCACCGCCAGCGGCAGCAGTATCAGCACCGGCACGGCCAGGAACACCCAGCGCCAGCCCAGGTGCTGGGTGACCGCCCCGGAGACCAGCGGGCCGACGATCGAGGGCAGCACCCACGCCGAGGAGAAGGCGGCGAACACGGAGGGACGCAGCCGCTGCGGATAGGCCCGGCCGACCACCACGTACAGCGCGACGATGACCAGCCCGCCGCCCAGGCCCTGGATCGCGCGCCCGGCCACGAAGAGCCACATCCCCGGCGCCGTCCCGGCCACCACCAGGCCCGCGCCGAACACG
The nucleotide sequence above comes from Streptomyces kaniharaensis. Encoded proteins:
- a CDS encoding MFS transporter, with protein sequence MTTASPTSVDSAPPPRENDPGGGVLSGRYRALTLGIVSVVLLLAFEATAVNTAMPVAARQLNGIGLYAFAFSGYFTTTLFALVVSGQWCDRRGPLQPLFTGIVVFGAGLVVAGTAPGMWLFVAGRAIQGLGGGLVIVALYVVVGRAYPQRLRPSVFAAFSSAWVLPSIVGPLVSGAVTQHLGWRWVFLAVPVLILLPLAVMGPALARSEREHPVLRGADIDRRRTVLAAGAALGAGLLQYAGQRRDLVGLLPAVAGAALLLPAVLGLLPAGTLRAGRGLPTVILLRGVAAGAFFAAEAFIPLMMVTQRGLSPTLAGLTLTSGGLSWALGSTLQGRPGAERYREAMIRGGFVLTAVAIAGAALVLVPAVPAWVAAAAWAVGGIGMGLSVASLSVLMMKLSAPEDAGANSASLQMSDALGNVLLVGLAGVLFSALGGGSPAAAHEGAEAAGSPAAFAVIFLTMTGVALLGALVSGRVRKA